The genomic interval GGATTTAGGCAGCGAACGCGGTTATCTGTCCGTTGGGGCAATCAGTGAAGACTACTGGGATAACCGTCGTAAAACGACCTCGTGGAATATGAGTTACAACAACAGCTGGAACGGCATCAGCTACAGCCTTAACTACGCCATGAATCGTAACACTGCGGGCGGGGGTCAATACACAGGCGGGAAAAACAGCGAACGCGATGATGTCCTGTCCCTCAACCTGAGCATTCCTCTGGATAAGTGGCTGGGTAAATCATTTGCCAGCTACAACGTCAGCAGCAGCCCCGCACGAGGGACAGTCAATACCGTGGGACTTAACGGTACGGCACTGGAGGATAACAGCCTTAACTGGAACCTGACACAAAGCCATGCATCGCAGGAGCAGTCTAACAGCGGCTACGGAAGCGTTAACTATCGGGGGACTTATGGGGAGGTGAATGGTGCCTACAGCCAGAGCGCCGGTCAGCGCAATCTCAGCTACGGCCTGCAGGGTAGCATTGTCGCCCACGCCGGGGGCATAACGGCCGGTCAACCCATGGGCGAAACGTTTGGGCTGGTCAAAGTACCAGGCGCGTCGAACGTAGCTATCCAGAATCAAACCGGTATCAAAACGGATTATCGCGGTTATGCCCTCGTACCAAACCTGATGCCATACCGCCGCAATGACGTCACGCTGAACACGTCAACGCTGGATGAGGATGTCGATCTGAAACAAACCAGCCGTAGCGTCGTTCCGACCCGGGGAGCGCTGGTGCGGGCAGAATACCGCGCACAGGTAGGGCAGCGCGTGATGATGACGCTTATCCGCGCTGACGGCAAACCGGTGCCCTTTGGCGCAACCGTTGTAAACGACACCGATCCGGATGCTGGCAGCAGTATTGTCGGCGATGGTGGACAGGTGTACCTCGCCGGCCTGTCTTCTGAAGGAACGCTGAAGGTGCAGTGGGGAAATGACGCGCAGCGTCAATGTCGGGTGACCTATCGCCTGAGTAAACAGAAAACGGGCGAAAGCATCTCGGTCATCCAGGGACAGTGTCGCTGAGCGAACATCAATAGAAGGTTAGTAATGAAAACGTTAATCAAACACATATTTCGAAACCGCCTGCTCTCGGCCATCTTGCTGATGGGGGTTTCAAACGGCGCACTCGCCACCTGTAGCTTTATGGACAGTCGTTTTACACCGAATGATGCCGTTCAGCTGAATCTGGGGTCAGTGATCGTTCAACGCGACACGCCTATCGGGGCCGTCGTATGGAGCTCCACGAACAATACTCTGGGCGGGCGAAATAATTTCATCCAATGCAACGCCACGGGATACCGTACACAGTGGGCTGCAGGTTCCGGGTATGAGCCGGTAGCCTATAGCGGCCAGACCCTGTACCAGTCCGGCGTCCCGGGTCTGGCTTTCAGGATCGTCACTCCAGGGGCAGGCTCGACCAGCGGCCGGTACGGAACTGGCCCTCTTCCCCGTCAAATTTCCAATGTACCCTGCACCAGCTCGTCGACCTGGTGGCGGTTATGTGGGGGAACCTGGGGAAGCTACCAGCTTCAGCTCGTCAAAATTGCCCCCACTACCGGATCGGGACCCATCACGTCCGGCACGATTACCCGGGCGCTGATCGTCGGAGAGACCACTATTTTTGACTAT from Enterobacter sp. JBIWA008 carries:
- a CDS encoding fimbrial protein, whose amino-acid sequence is MKTLIKHIFRNRLLSAILLMGVSNGALATCSFMDSRFTPNDAVQLNLGSVIVQRDTPIGAVVWSSTNNTLGGRNNFIQCNATGYRTQWAAGSGYEPVAYSGQTLYQSGVPGLAFRIVTPGAGSTSGRYGTGPLPRQISNVPCTSSSTWWRLCGGTWGSYQLQLVKIAPTTGSGPITSGTITRALIVGETTIFDYSIASGTVQTVACSVTNPNITVNMGTAKNTDFRGTGSTSGNTDFAIALNCDASTNIKMTLTAGSAGAADSTQGVLNLDNAGAADNATGVGVQVLYNSRPVSLGTQINVARTTANGTYFIPLQARYYQTQSTVTPGKADANATFTMTYQ